Proteins from a single region of Urocitellus parryii isolate mUroPar1 chromosome 4, mUroPar1.hap1, whole genome shotgun sequence:
- the LOC113177118 gene encoding olfactory receptor 4S2-like, with product MASWTHPMEKINNVTEFIFWGLSQNPEVEEVCLVLFSFFYTAILLGNLLIMLTVCTGNLLKSPMYFFLNFLSFVDICYSSVTAPKTIVDMLVKNKTISYAGCMLQIFGGHFFGCTEIFILTVMAYDRYVAICKPLHYMTIMDRETCSKMLLGSWVGAFIHSIIQVALVVQLPFCGPNEIDHYFCDVHPVLKLACTDTYIVGVVVTANSGTISLGSFVILLFSYSVILVTLRKQSAEGRRKALSTCGSHIAVVIIFFGPCTFMYMRPDTTFSEDKMVAVFYTIITPMLNPLIYTLRNAEVKNAMKKLWDKKVFWTSGK from the coding sequence ATGGCCTCATGGACTCATcccatggaaaaaataaacaatgtaacTGAATTCATCTTCTGGGGCCTTTCTCAGAACCCAGAAGTTGAGGAAGTCTGCTTAgtgctcttctctttcttctacaCAGCTATTCTTCTGGGAAATCTCCTCATTATGCTGACAGTTTGCACGGGCAACCTGCTCAAGTCTCCTATGTATTTCTTTCTCAACTTCTTGTCTTTTGTAGACATTTGTTATTCTTCAGTCACCGCACCCAAGACAATTGTTGACATGTTAGTAAAGAACAAAACTATCTCTTATGCAGGGTGCATGCTGCAGATCTTTGGAGgacatttctttggttgtactgAGATCTTCATCCTTACGGTAATGGCCTATGATCgttatgtggccatctgcaaacccTTGCACTATATGACTATTATGGACCGGGAGACCTGCAGTAAAATGTTGTTGGGGTCGTGGGTAGGTGCTTTCATACACTCCATTATCCAAGTGGCTCTGGTAGTCCAGTTACCCTTTTGTGGACCCAATGAGATTGATCACTACTTCTGTGATGTCCACCCTGTGCTGAAACTTGCCTGCACAGACACCTATATTGTTGGTGTTGTTGTGACAGCCAATAGTGGTACCATTAGTCTAGGGAGCTTTGTGATCTTGCTCTTCTCCTATAGTGTTATTCTGGTGACTCTGAGGAAGCAGTCCGCAGAAGGAAGACGCAAAGCTCTGTCCACCTGTGGCTCCCACATCGCAGTGGTCATCATCTTTTTCGGTCCCTGTACTTTTATGTACATGAGGCCTGACACTACCTTCTCAGAGGATAAGATGGTGGCTGTATTTTACACCATTATCACTCCCATGTTGAATCCTCTGATTTACACACTGAGAAATGCAGAAGTAAAAAATGCTATGAAGAAACTGTGGGACAAGAAGGTGTTTTGGACCAGTGGGAAATAG